The Cohnella abietis genome has a segment encoding these proteins:
- a CDS encoding Ldh family oxidoreductase → MRYDLKSARELAIRVCVAAGASKAVAISLAEATVAAECSGRSSVGFAHLPDYLEGFLCGRINGIEEPAIFFPAPALIQVDAKGGIAQLGFDRAFEELLTRANAYGVTVFSLQNSYTAGELGYYVRRLARKGLVALAATNGSALMAAGQSSEAVYGTNPLAFAAPVDNRAPLVIDQASSATAFVNIRQAAERGEMIPEGWAIDRKGQNTMDSREAIKGALVAFGGTRGANIALMIEILAAGTTGANWSLDAPSFDDGSHSPGVGLFIVALNPELLAPGFSARMASQIERLSSKGIHVPGGSCTEDKMEIDLPSSLVATLEEYCLP, encoded by the coding sequence ATGCGATACGATCTTAAGAGCGCAAGAGAGTTGGCTATTCGCGTCTGTGTTGCTGCTGGTGCGAGTAAAGCGGTGGCAATCTCTCTGGCTGAAGCAACTGTCGCTGCGGAATGTTCCGGTCGGAGTTCGGTTGGATTTGCTCATCTTCCCGACTATCTGGAAGGCTTTTTGTGTGGTCGCATTAATGGCATAGAAGAGCCAGCGATCTTCTTTCCAGCACCTGCTCTCATTCAGGTCGATGCCAAGGGGGGGATCGCCCAACTTGGTTTTGATCGTGCATTCGAAGAATTGCTAACACGGGCAAACGCTTATGGTGTAACCGTATTTTCGTTACAAAACAGCTATACGGCTGGAGAGTTGGGCTATTACGTAAGGCGGCTTGCCCGTAAAGGATTGGTAGCGCTGGCTGCGACCAATGGATCTGCTTTAATGGCTGCGGGACAGAGCAGCGAGGCTGTTTATGGCACTAACCCGCTCGCATTCGCTGCACCTGTCGACAACAGAGCACCCTTGGTTATCGACCAGGCATCTAGCGCCACGGCGTTTGTCAATATTCGGCAGGCAGCAGAGCGGGGGGAGATGATCCCCGAAGGCTGGGCCATCGATCGGAAGGGACAAAACACAATGGATTCGCGTGAAGCGATCAAGGGGGCTTTAGTTGCTTTCGGAGGTACTCGTGGTGCTAATATCGCACTCATGATTGAAATACTTGCCGCAGGTACGACAGGCGCGAACTGGTCACTGGATGCTCCATCCTTTGATGATGGGAGTCACTCGCCTGGTGTAGGTCTGTTCATTGTAGCCCTAAATCCCGAACTACTCGCTCCCGGTTTTTCCGCTCGAATGGCGTCACAGATCGAACGATTGTCCTCCAAAGGCATTCATGTCCCCGGAGGCAGCTGTACTGAAGATAAAATGGAGATCGACCTTCCTTCTTCACTTGTTGCGACCCTTGAGGAATATTGTTTGCCTTAA
- a CDS encoding ABC-F family ATP-binding cassette domain-containing protein — protein MIKVDNLSFAFPQKELYKNISFTFEEAQHCAFIGTSGSGKSTLIDILMDPEKYMFDGKLEMDPTCTIGYVSQFSQPDKTKETTVFEYIGEQYIKIQNEITSICTEMETSSDIDPLLEKYQLALDAFDSIGGDDFESNINKKLNLANLMKLKDIRVSDVSGGEFKLIQVMKEMLNSPDLMIMDEPDVFLDFENLNALKNLINSHKGMLLVVTHNRYLLNHCFNKIIHLENMEIQEFDGRYIEYNFSLLQTKIELQEIAIAEDEEIERNENIINNLRVIATYNAEASRGRALKARVRFQERLEARRIKAPFVDIKQPKISFGIDNEIEDTIVVNVNNYSVTFDELLLDNVNFEIKSTDKVAIIGSNGTGKTTLLRDIFKNNHDSIDINADVKVAYLSQLQGEMLTDSNTILEEFIDAGFKTYDEIRSYISNYGFEGEIVNQKIESLSGGEKNMLQLAKVSASKANVLLLDEPTSHLDTYTQIALEKAIEDYKGAILMISHDFYSVVNGMDYVLIIDDKTIRKMSMRKFRQMIYASHFDRDYLETEQKKKSVEMKIELALKNTDFELAKVLVEELDELIKLL, from the coding sequence ATGATAAAAGTTGATAACTTATCCTTCGCATTTCCGCAAAAAGAACTATATAAAAACATTTCATTTACGTTTGAAGAGGCACAACATTGCGCTTTTATAGGGACAAGTGGTAGTGGGAAAAGTACACTGATAGATATACTGATGGATCCAGAAAAATATATGTTCGATGGCAAGTTAGAGATGGATCCAACATGTACAATTGGTTATGTGAGTCAGTTCTCACAACCAGACAAAACGAAAGAAACAACCGTTTTTGAATATATAGGAGAACAATATATTAAGATACAAAATGAAATAACATCTATTTGTACTGAAATGGAAACATCATCGGATATTGATCCGTTATTAGAAAAGTATCAATTAGCTCTAGACGCTTTTGATTCAATTGGTGGCGATGATTTTGAAAGCAACATTAATAAGAAACTAAATCTAGCAAATCTCATGAAGCTAAAAGATATTAGGGTATCCGACGTGAGTGGTGGGGAATTCAAGCTTATTCAAGTGATGAAGGAAATGCTTAATAGTCCAGACTTAATGATTATGGACGAACCAGATGTATTTTTAGACTTTGAAAACCTAAATGCGCTTAAAAACCTTATTAATTCCCACAAAGGAATGCTGCTCGTTGTTACTCACAACCGATATCTATTGAATCATTGTTTCAACAAAATTATTCACCTTGAAAACATGGAGATCCAAGAGTTTGATGGGCGGTATATTGAGTATAATTTCTCATTACTTCAGACAAAAATTGAGTTACAAGAAATCGCAATCGCCGAAGATGAAGAAATTGAGAGAAACGAGAACATAATCAATAATCTTAGAGTTATTGCAACTTATAATGCAGAAGCGTCTAGAGGAAGAGCGTTAAAAGCTAGAGTTAGGTTTCAAGAAAGATTGGAAGCGCGTAGAATTAAAGCGCCATTTGTTGATATTAAGCAACCGAAAATAAGCTTTGGTATTGATAATGAAATTGAAGACACCATTGTTGTAAATGTTAATAATTATAGTGTTACCTTTGATGAGTTGCTTTTAGACAATGTTAACTTTGAGATAAAATCTACTGATAAAGTAGCCATTATCGGTTCAAACGGTACTGGGAAAACGACTTTACTCCGAGATATCTTTAAAAATAATCATGATTCAATTGACATAAATGCTGATGTTAAAGTGGCTTATTTATCTCAACTTCAAGGCGAAATGCTAACGGATTCTAATACAATACTAGAAGAATTCATTGATGCCGGGTTTAAAACTTATGATGAGATTAGATCGTATATTTCAAACTATGGCTTTGAAGGAGAAATCGTTAATCAGAAGATAGAATCTTTATCTGGTGGAGAAAAAAACATGCTTCAATTGGCTAAAGTTTCTGCCAGTAAAGCAAACGTACTGCTTCTTGATGAACCGACAAGCCATTTAGACACCTATACACAAATAGCACTGGAGAAAGCCATCGAAGACTATAAAGGTGCGATTCTCATGATTTCTCATGATTTCTATTCTGTTGTAAATGGTATGGATTATGTTTTAATCATTGACGATAAGACGATTAGAAAAATGAGCATGAGAAAATTTAGACAGATGATTTATGCTAGTCATTTTGATAGAGACTATTTAGAAACTGAACAAAAGAAAAAATCAGTTGAAATGAAAATAGAATTGGCTTTAAAAAATACTGATTTTGAACTTGCAAAAGTATTGGTTGAGGAGCTAGATGAGCTGATTAAGCTGCTATAA
- a CDS encoding InlB B-repeat-containing protein — translation MKRSTSRLKMWSSRSGKIVLACLLALMLIPFMGAGKAVYATSSTWPAVGQTVQPTNVQTLLKASGTLYAGTGNGSDDVWSNRDGTWTQMIGSPARVRSLLVDADGTLYAGAWGDGNNVSTYTASGGWTQMIGSPSDVYSLIIDGNGAIYAGTGSNGVWVYTAVGGWTKMMGSPGDAQALTYINGTLYAGTLSSGVWSNSNGSWTQISNGVNNPKYVASLVNVNGMLYAAGTPNGDNRSVWTYNNSNSTWTPITGAPARVKTLRFVNGTLYAGTASGSGFDDVWTYTTFGGWAKMNGAPGSVYALLDDNGTLYAGTQTGRNDVWTNSNGTWTQMGVFPGDTNTLFSVNGTLYAGLNKDTNAVWAYTTRGGWTQMSGSPGYVYALIDVNGTLYAGTSNDDDDNDVWTYDTTATTPEWTQMTTSNAPSNVYSLLNVDGTLYAGTNNGSNDIWTYDTTATSPEWTQMTASHMPGYVNTLLNVNGTIYAGNATPDENDVWTYDTSATTPEWTQMTASHAPSTVTSLLEVNGTLYAGTFNGGNDVWTYDTSATTPEWTQMTTSNAPNDVNALLIVNGKLYAGTDNGSNDVWSYSNGTWEQVSGSPSQLHALLEIGGTLYAAGVNGVVQLTAPGTPANLQAGSTTFDSTTLSWDAVTGATGYYLYENGGNTAIANVTGTTHTVSGLTPNTSYTFTVSAFNAAGESAKSGMTPVHTLSMVIPTYSVTYNGNGATSGTAPTYSGSYAQGDRVTVYGNTGYLVKTGYTFDGWNTASGGSGMSYATEETFTMGASNVTLYAMWTINTYTVSFNSNGGSAKSDQPVDYNSTATKPTDPTRSGYTFGGWYSDSGLETPFDFTNTPITASKTLYAKWTANTHTVTFNSNGGSAVGSQTVNDNSKATKPTDPTRSGYTFGGWYSDSGLETPFDFTSTPITVNMTLHAKWTANNTDGPSSNGGIPPVTSSNHTVISTDGTLTLPIGRAGEVSLGDDVKIMISAGASDKELKITIEKVADTQRLLTSKDVPVSPVFEILKNFPENFNKEITLTFTFDPNKLKGNQKPSVFYYDEIKKVWVEVGGEVKGNTITIKVNHFTKYAVLAAGQGEDPATVTPVNFSDISGHWAEASIKQAVSFGIVSGYPDGTFNPNRTVTRAEFAVMLMNTLKPQGDGAELTFTDKGKIATWAQKSVAKAVQAGILTGYKDGTFRPDAEITRLEMAVMIAKALGQSVEAATATGFADDKDIPDWAKGAVVAMRKQSIIKGKGANTFAPGDKATRAESVTVLLKMLAQTGE, via the coding sequence ATGAAACGATCTACATCAAGACTCAAGATGTGGTCTTCCCGATCAGGGAAGATCGTTCTGGCATGCTTACTCGCGTTGATGCTCATCCCATTCATGGGTGCAGGAAAGGCAGTCTATGCGACCTCTTCAACTTGGCCAGCGGTGGGACAAACCGTACAACCGACAAACGTGCAAACCTTGCTCAAAGCGAGTGGCACGTTGTATGCGGGGACAGGGAACGGAAGCGACGACGTATGGTCGAACCGCGACGGCACTTGGACGCAGATGATCGGCTCGCCGGCCAGAGTGCGAAGCTTGCTCGTTGATGCGGACGGCACGCTGTATGCTGGGGCTTGGGGTGACGGCAACAACGTATCAACGTACACGGCTAGTGGTGGATGGACGCAGATGATTGGCTCGCCGAGCGACGTGTATTCCTTGATCATCGATGGAAACGGCGCGATTTATGCAGGGACTGGAAGCAACGGGGTATGGGTGTATACGGCTGTCGGCGGTTGGACGAAGATGATGGGTTCGCCGGGCGATGCACAAGCCTTGACGTATATAAATGGCACGCTATATGCAGGGACTCTAAGCAGCGGCGTATGGTCGAACAGTAACGGTAGCTGGACGCAGATAAGCAATGGCGTTAACAATCCCAAATATGTAGCTTCGTTGGTTAATGTAAACGGCATGCTGTATGCGGCGGGGACTCCAAACGGAGACAACCGCAGCGTTTGGACGTACAATAACAGCAATAGTACATGGACGCCAATAACCGGTGCGCCGGCCAGAGTGAAAACCTTGCGCTTCGTGAACGGCACGCTGTATGCGGGGACTGCCTCCGGTTCCGGTTTCGACGACGTATGGACGTACACGACTTTCGGAGGTTGGGCGAAGATGAACGGCGCACCGGGTAGTGTATATGCCTTGCTCGATGACAACGGGACGTTGTATGCAGGGACGCAGACCGGACGCAACGACGTATGGACGAACAGTAACGGCACGTGGACACAGATGGGCGTTTTTCCAGGCGATACCAACACCTTGTTCAGTGTCAATGGCACACTGTATGCAGGGCTAAATAAAGACACTAATGCCGTTTGGGCGTATACGACTAGAGGCGGATGGACGCAGATGAGCGGCTCGCCGGGCTATGTGTATGCCTTGATCGATGTGAACGGCACGCTGTACGCGGGGACTAGTAATGACGACGATGACAATGACGTATGGACTTATGACACGACCGCGACTACACCCGAATGGACGCAGATGACGACCAGCAATGCGCCAAGTAACGTATATTCCTTGCTCAATGTCGATGGTACGCTGTATGCGGGGACGAATAACGGCAGCAATGATATTTGGACATATGATACTACCGCGACTTCGCCCGAATGGACGCAGATGACGGCAAGCCATATGCCGGGTTACGTGAATACGTTGCTTAATGTGAACGGCACGATCTATGCGGGGAATGCTACCCCCGATGAAAATGACGTATGGACTTACGATACTTCCGCGACTACGCCCGAATGGACGCAAATGACGGCCAGCCATGCGCCGAGTACCGTGACTTCCTTGCTCGAGGTCAATGGCACGCTTTATGCGGGGACTTTTAACGGCGGCAATGACGTATGGACCTACGACACTAGCGCGACTACACCCGAATGGACGCAAATGACGACCAGCAATGCGCCGAATGATGTGAATGCTTTGCTTATCGTCAATGGTAAGCTATACGCGGGGACTGATAACGGCAGCAACGACGTATGGTCGTACAGCAATGGCACATGGGAACAAGTAAGCGGATCGCCGAGCCAACTACATGCGCTGCTGGAAATCGGTGGAACGCTATACGCAGCGGGAGTGAACGGTGTCGTACAGTTAACCGCTCCCGGAACGCCTGCGAATCTGCAGGCTGGCAGCACCACGTTCGATTCGACTACGCTGTCATGGGATGCCGTAACCGGAGCGACCGGCTATTATCTCTACGAGAATGGGGGTAACACGGCGATTGCCAATGTGACCGGCACTACCCATACGGTGAGCGGACTGACACCGAACACCTCCTATACGTTTACGGTGAGCGCGTTCAATGCGGCCGGCGAATCGGCGAAGAGCGGGATGACCCCTGTTCACACGCTGAGCATGGTGATACCGACATATTCGGTAACGTATAACGGCAACGGTGCTACATCTGGCACCGCGCCGACCTACAGTGGCTCATATGCGCAAGGTGATAGAGTTACGGTTTACGGGAATACCGGGTATCTGGTGAAGACGGGCTACACGTTCGACGGCTGGAATACAGCGTCGGGCGGTAGCGGAATGAGCTATGCAACAGAGGAGACTTTCACTATGGGGGCGTCCAACGTGACGCTATACGCAATGTGGACGATCAACACGTATACGGTTAGCTTTAATAGTAACGGCGGTTCGGCGAAGAGCGACCAGCCAGTAGACTATAACAGTACGGCCACAAAACCGACGGATCCGACGAGAAGCGGGTACACGTTCGGCGGGTGGTACAGCGACAGCGGGCTGGAGACACCGTTCGATTTCACCAACACTCCGATTACGGCAAGTAAGACCTTGTACGCAAAATGGACGGCCAATACTCATACGGTTACCTTCAATAGCAATGGTGGTTCGGCGGTGGGCAGCCAAACTGTGAACGATAACAGTAAGGCGACAAAACCGACGGATCCGACAAGAAGCGGGTACACGTTCGGCGGGTGGTACAGTGACAGCGGGCTGGAGACACCGTTCGATTTCACCAGCACTCCGATCACGGTAAATATGACCTTGCACGCAAAATGGACGGCCAACAACACAGACGGCCCTTCTAGCAATGGCGGCATCCCACCAGTAACGTCCTCAAACCATACAGTGATCTCTACAGACGGTACGCTAACGCTTCCGATTGGTAGAGCCGGCGAGGTCAGCCTGGGCGATGATGTCAAAATTATGATTTCTGCCGGTGCGTCAGACAAAGAATTGAAAATAACGATAGAAAAAGTGGCAGACACGCAAAGGCTGCTTACAAGTAAGGATGTTCCGGTCAGTCCGGTTTTCGAAATTCTAAAAAACTTTCCAGAAAACTTCAACAAGGAGATCACTCTGACCTTTACCTTCGATCCGAATAAATTAAAGGGCAATCAAAAACCTTCCGTATTTTACTACGACGAAATAAAGAAGGTATGGGTGGAAGTCGGCGGCGAGGTAAAAGGAAATACCATCACCATAAAAGTGAACCACTTTACGAAGTATGCGGTACTCGCAGCAGGCCAAGGAGAAGATCCAGCGACAGTCACGCCGGTCAACTTCAGCGATATTTCCGGACACTGGGCCGAGGCGAGCATCAAGCAAGCGGTAAGCTTCGGAATCGTCAGCGGTTATCCAGACGGTACGTTCAATCCGAACCGTACCGTAACGCGTGCGGAATTTGCGGTTATGCTGATGAATACGCTCAAGCCGCAAGGGGATGGAGCCGAACTGACGTTTACTGATAAAGGAAAGATCGCAACATGGGCGCAGAAATCGGTTGCGAAAGCGGTACAAGCGGGTATCCTTACGGGTTATAAAGATGGCACATTCCGACCGGATGCCGAAATTACGCGTCTGGAAATGGCAGTGATGATCGCAAAAGCGCTGGGGCAGTCAGTTGAAGCTGCAACGGCAACAGGCTTCGCGGACGACAAAGACATTCCGGACTGGGCGAAAGGTGCAGTTGTGGCCATGAGAAAGCAGAGTATTATTAAAGGCAAAGGCGCAAATACATTTGCTCCGGGCGATAAAGCGACAAGAGCAGAGTCAGTAACCGTGCTGTTGAAAATGTTGGCGCAAACAGGCGAATAA
- a CDS encoding aminoglycoside phosphotransferase family protein translates to MIRITTELVCQLIHSQFPEWSHLAIVPVEKSGHDNRTYRLGSELTVRLPSHEHYASAVEKELAWLPIFKPHLSLPIPVPIAQGKPTNEYPLPWSVNRWIEGDTVTHANVVDLNKFAEDLADFLKELEAIDASHGIPSGIQNFHRGGNLAVYDQDTRSVIDKLSDQYDQKLLTEIWELALATKYQSAPLWLHGDVAVGNLLVRNGRLCGVIDFGTIGVGDPSSDLVMAWNYFDNESRGIFLDRMNFDQDTINRARGWAMWKALITYAWIEPSSEASNWGKHVIDVIIQDYKCL, encoded by the coding sequence ATGATTAGAATTACAACTGAATTGGTATGTCAATTAATTCATAGCCAATTTCCCGAGTGGAGTCACTTAGCGATAGTACCCGTAGAAAAAAGTGGACATGATAACCGCACCTATCGGCTGGGAAGCGAGCTAACGGTTCGTCTACCGAGTCATGAACATTATGCATCAGCGGTTGAGAAAGAACTGGCCTGGCTCCCTATTTTTAAGCCTCATCTGTCCTTGCCCATTCCAGTTCCCATTGCACAAGGTAAGCCGACGAACGAATATCCCCTTCCATGGTCCGTCAACCGATGGATTGAAGGCGATACCGTCACACATGCCAACGTAGTCGATTTAAACAAATTTGCCGAAGACCTCGCGGACTTTTTGAAAGAATTAGAAGCGATTGATGCAAGCCACGGCATACCATCAGGCATACAAAACTTTCATCGCGGGGGAAACTTGGCAGTTTACGATCAAGATACTAGGTCCGTCATTGATAAGCTATCCGACCAATATGATCAAAAGCTCTTAACAGAAATATGGGAGCTTGCCCTTGCGACGAAATATCAGTCGGCACCACTGTGGCTGCATGGTGATGTAGCAGTAGGCAATCTACTTGTGCGAAATGGTAGGCTTTGCGGCGTCATTGATTTCGGTACTATAGGCGTTGGTGATCCCTCAAGCGATCTTGTGATGGCTTGGAATTATTTTGATAATGAAAGTCGCGGCATATTCTTGGACCGCATGAACTTTGACCAGGATACCATTAATCGCGCACGCGGTTGGGCTATGTGGAAAGCACTCATCACCTACGCTTGGATTGAACCAAGCTCGGAAGCCTCGAATTGGGGAAAGCATGTGATCGATGTCATTATTCAAGACTATAAATGCCTATAG
- a CDS encoding DUF2207 domain-containing protein, with protein MHFRSKVVGLVLSLFLLLSVSPASAEERSFEISKVDIHAVIDADGNMQITERDTYRFDGVFNGILVDLNTAGSDGIEKFTAYEVSDKGDVQLRFEQSGDGNALRYKVYSESADTTKVFRISYTVKNVVQIYADTAELYWKFFDETNANALGTVNIVIELPEGIAKGEVTAFGHGPLDGTTNVQDNGTVLFQVNSLPANQMLEARVLFPVDYVLGSKKISDEPMLDKIMEKERNWKAEDENPESSNDYTEPYALLLLLANLAAGYTIYFRYRKAAKSDWKGDDYRELPSDASPAVVGYLLDTQVKPRDLMATMLDLVRRKYIDMERLDSPKVGKGKHDYSFIWRNKNTEGLLPHEKMLLEWFFDKIGDGDKVALSEIHFEASLRSDFPVKWSDWKGKVKETAMARDHFRINSGIYRWVILSSFVQFIGFFIFAPTDWKWLMFSSLPLLFFKPKSVQRTSAGQTEYLKWKAFGRFLRAYSRIEKRDAMAVHLWDHYFVFAIPLGVAKGMIKDTKVTILYETNTSYDDSSLYYSTAVNEFDQLNKLFNEAVWESSYLTSGGSSESGGGFSSGGGGGGGGGGRGAF; from the coding sequence ATGCACTTTAGGTCTAAAGTCGTTGGTCTTGTTTTATCCCTATTTCTCCTTCTGTCCGTCTCGCCCGCGAGCGCGGAGGAACGTTCGTTCGAGATCAGCAAGGTCGATATTCATGCCGTCATCGACGCCGATGGAAACATGCAAATAACCGAGAGGGATACCTATCGATTTGATGGCGTCTTTAACGGAATTCTCGTCGACTTGAATACGGCCGGCTCGGACGGTATCGAGAAATTCACGGCCTACGAGGTATCGGACAAAGGCGATGTTCAGCTTAGATTCGAGCAATCAGGCGACGGAAACGCGCTCCGATACAAGGTTTATTCCGAGTCCGCCGATACAACGAAGGTGTTCCGGATTTCTTATACCGTCAAGAATGTCGTGCAAATCTATGCAGACACCGCGGAATTGTACTGGAAGTTCTTCGATGAGACGAATGCTAACGCGCTGGGGACGGTGAATATCGTGATCGAGCTGCCGGAAGGAATCGCGAAGGGCGAGGTCACGGCATTCGGCCATGGCCCGTTAGACGGAACCACTAATGTCCAAGACAATGGGACGGTCCTCTTCCAGGTGAATTCATTGCCGGCCAATCAGATGCTCGAGGCGCGAGTTCTGTTCCCCGTGGACTATGTTCTGGGCAGCAAAAAAATAAGTGACGAGCCGATGCTCGATAAGATTATGGAGAAGGAGAGGAACTGGAAGGCGGAAGATGAGAACCCGGAAAGTTCGAATGACTACACGGAACCCTACGCGCTGCTCTTGTTGCTTGCCAACCTCGCGGCCGGCTATACGATTTACTTCCGATATCGCAAAGCCGCCAAGTCGGATTGGAAGGGCGACGATTATCGCGAGCTACCTTCTGACGCGTCGCCTGCCGTCGTCGGTTATTTACTCGATACCCAAGTCAAACCCAGGGATCTGATGGCGACTATGCTAGACTTAGTGAGAAGGAAATACATCGACATGGAGAGACTTGATTCGCCAAAGGTTGGAAAGGGGAAGCACGACTATTCTTTCATATGGCGAAACAAGAATACCGAGGGCTTGCTGCCGCACGAAAAGATGTTGCTCGAATGGTTCTTCGACAAGATAGGTGATGGTGATAAGGTGGCTTTGTCGGAAATCCACTTTGAAGCGTCCTTGCGATCCGATTTTCCGGTAAAATGGTCGGATTGGAAGGGGAAGGTCAAGGAAACGGCCATGGCACGGGATCATTTTAGAATAAACTCCGGCATTTACAGATGGGTTATTCTCTCTTCCTTCGTGCAGTTCATTGGCTTCTTTATCTTTGCGCCAACCGATTGGAAATGGTTGATGTTCTCATCGCTTCCGCTTCTCTTCTTCAAGCCGAAAAGCGTTCAGAGAACGAGTGCCGGACAGACCGAATACTTAAAATGGAAGGCGTTCGGTCGTTTCCTTCGCGCGTATAGCCGAATCGAGAAGCGTGATGCGATGGCCGTCCACTTATGGGATCATTACTTCGTATTTGCGATTCCACTCGGAGTAGCTAAGGGGATGATCAAGGACACCAAGGTCACAATCCTGTACGAGACAAACACAAGTTATGACGATTCCAGCCTTTACTATTCGACGGCCGTTAATGAATTCGACCAACTGAATAAGCTGTTTAATGAAGCGGTATGGGAATCGAGTTATTTGACTAGCGGCGGCTCTTCCGAGTCCGGTGGAGGGTTCTCTTCCGGAGGCGGTGGTGGAGGCGGCGGTGGAGGACGCGGAGCGTTCTAA
- a CDS encoding NAD-dependent epimerase/dehydratase family protein: MEQNDKIVIIGVTGYIGAWIAKRLTDMGYNHIIGTYRNEAKAQQLQTLLPNVNFYKANLGEPENWHDVLSEAKWIFNQGSASSPNDKTFKDRGRTKQKGIRMLLQMAVDSGSVKKIVHTTAESTIAYGNEDPSKTTFTEDDWTNEDREGLFDHNMVSKTMEEKAAWSFIQSPENASNIIMTTIHPTHVMGPSFVPWHNDMIYAMLRGDRAMADSQLYGVDVRDAAAMNIALMRSTAANGKRHFASAFKSTYSTLLNLIKEQFTDEQIKSVLGHAAQIIPGDQAADILSHCHATSYYQDMVPRMLNRVVYKTNYPEAYAYEYTEPNTTVIQAMEKMLKDKNKG, from the coding sequence ATGGAACAAAACGATAAGATTGTCATTATTGGGGTAACTGGTTACATCGGCGCATGGATTGCTAAACGGTTAACAGATATGGGTTATAACCATATTATCGGAACATACCGAAATGAAGCAAAAGCACAACAGCTTCAAACGTTATTGCCAAATGTGAATTTTTACAAAGCAAACCTAGGTGAACCAGAAAATTGGCATGATGTTTTAAGTGAAGCAAAGTGGATTTTTAATCAGGGGAGTGCCTCCAGCCCAAACGACAAAACGTTTAAAGATAGAGGCCGAACAAAGCAAAAAGGTATTCGCATGCTCTTACAAATGGCTGTTGATTCGGGTAGTGTCAAAAAGATCGTACATACCACGGCAGAGTCAACCATTGCTTACGGCAATGAAGATCCATCAAAAACGACTTTTACCGAGGATGACTGGACTAATGAAGATAGGGAAGGCTTGTTCGACCACAATATGGTTTCAAAAACGATGGAAGAAAAAGCAGCCTGGTCGTTTATCCAATCCCCTGAAAATGCATCAAACATAATCATGACAACGATCCACCCTACGCATGTTATGGGACCAAGCTTTGTGCCTTGGCACAATGATATGATATATGCCATGCTTCGCGGCGATAGGGCTATGGCAGATTCGCAGCTATATGGGGTTGATGTGCGCGACGCAGCGGCAATGAATATTGCGTTGATGAGATCAACTGCAGCAAATGGAAAGCGTCATTTCGCCTCAGCTTTTAAATCAACATACTCTACTCTCTTAAATTTGATTAAAGAACAATTTACAGACGAGCAGATTAAATCCGTGTTAGGCCATGCTGCTCAAATCATTCCTGGAGATCAAGCGGCGGATATATTGAGCCATTGTCATGCAACTTCATATTATCAAGATATGGTACCTCGCATGTTAAACCGCGTAGTGTACAAGACGAACTATCCTGAAGCGTATGCATATGAGTATACAGAACCGAATACTACAGTCATACAAGCCATGGAAAAAATGTTGAAGGATAAAAACAAAGGATAA